CAATGTGAGGGATTGCGAGGCGCAGGCGCTCGCCACCGAGGGGGAGGAGGTGCCCGCCTTCGTCACCGTCTCGCGGCGCGCGGGCGCCGGCGGACAGCCGACGATCGCGATCCCGTTCGCGGCGGGGCGGCGGCCGATCGCGCTGCTCGTCGACGGCAAGCGCTGGCCGCAACCGCTCAGGATCGAAGACGATCAGGTCCGGTTCGGCGCGGTCGCCACCGATCTATTGCTGCCGGTGCTGCTCAAGGCCGATCGCATCGAACTGATGGACGTGCAGGGCATCGTCGTCGGCCGGGCCTCGCTGACGGGCATCTCCGCCGCGCTCAAATATACGGACGAGGCGCAAGGCCGCACCGGCACCCCGACCGCGATCGTCGACAAGGGCGATCGCCCCGCGATCGAGGTGCCGCGCCGGGCGATGCCGGCGCCGATCGCGATCCCCGTCGCGACCCGCACCGCACCGCCCGACCGGCTGAGCGCCGGCTCGGTCAGGACCCTGCGGGAAACGAACGCCTGCGAAGCCGGACCGGACGCCGCCCCGCCGGAGGAAAGCTGGTTCCGGATCGACGAGCGGCACACGCTGCTGCTGCTGTCGTGCGGCGGTGGTGCCAACAACCGGTCCGCGCTGCCCTTCATCGTCACCAATGGCGGCCGCAAGAAAGGGCTGGCGGCAGACTATGCGCGGTTCGATCACCCCACCGGCTACACCGCCGAGCACGGCCAGACGCTGTTGCCCAACCCCGAATGGGACAAGGATGCCGGCACGATCACCAGCCGCATCGTCGGCAGCCCCAGCGGCGATTGCGGCAGCAGCCAGCGCTTTGCGTGGGACGGCGAGGCGTTTCGACTGATCGAGCAGCGCGCGATGAGCACGTGCCGCGGCAGCCTGCAATGGATCCGGGTTTGGACCGTACCGACGGCCGTGCCCAACGCCCTGACCGGGCGCTGAAGCCACCGATCAGGCGGGGACGTTCACCGCGAACAAGGTCGTGCCCTCATACCGGGGCTCGGCCGGGTTGAACAACGACTGTGGCTCGAACGCGCGATCGGACAAGGCGACGTCGTTGAGGCCGGTCAGCTTGAAGGCGCCGAGCTTCAACTCACGCGGCGGCCGGCCGTCGCGCTCCATGGTGACCCCATCGACATAGAGTTCGCCATGCTTGGTGTAGAGGATGTGGGGCGCCAAGGTGACCGCCATCTTGTTGTAGACGGCCGTTACACACAGTTGGCGGGCGATGCCCTCGAGAATGAGCTTGCTCGACATATTCGGGCGCATTTGGGCGTTCGCGTCTTCCCATGCAACCCGTTTTTGCGGCCGAACAGATGTGATCGCTGCAACCACTGTTGCAGGATATAACATCCGCCGGAGAGAAAGGATGCCGGAGCGGGGGGAACCGAACAGATGGGGGGGTATCGGTTCATCGACGCGCGGTGGGGGGCCCGCCACGATCAGACCCGGCAACCTGATCATCCCGCTTGGTTAACACGTACCAGCATAATTGCGACGGGCGACAGTGCGGCGGGGGTAACACGCGACGAAGCGGCCGAAAAAGACGGCGTGTAACCCGTGTCGCTTCACTTTAGATCCGCGCGCGCCGCTAAATAGGCGGACATCGCCGCCTGTGCCCGGGAGGTGAGCGTTATCAGCACGCGACGCGCATCGTCCGGATCGGGCCGGCGTTCGAACAGCCCCGCCTCCGTCAACATGCCTATCGCGCGCAGCGCAGTCGTCGCCGGCACCGCCGCGGCAATGCACAGGCTGGAGACCGACACCCGTTTGCCCTCGATCTGCGCCGCCATCAGGTCGAGCAGCATGTCCCATGCCGGCTCGCCGAACATCGCTGCATCGAAGAAGCGTCCGCGCAACCGTCGTTCCCGGATCATGCCGCGGATCGCCGTGGCGTCGAGAGCGCGCGCGTCCGCGGCAAACTCCGGCACTGCGGGGTTTGGGGCGCCCCAGCCGTCGATGGCGGGATCCCCCGACATTTCCGCGAGGGCGCCGGCGATGCGTGCCACCTCGGCGCTCAACGCCTTGAGGCGTGCGACGTCGCGCGCATCGCCATCGGCAACGCGGCTGCGCCGCCGACCGATGAGGGCGATGCCGAGCGCAGCGGCCCGCTCGGCCGGCGAAGG
The window above is part of the Sphingomonas sanxanigenens DSM 19645 = NX02 genome. Proteins encoded here:
- a CDS encoding DUF1176 domain-containing protein, translated to MRALPVALVAATSLIAPPAAAQDAVPGAVQVFADWAVGCDNVRDCEAQALATEGEEVPAFVTVSRRAGAGGQPTIAIPFAAGRRPIALLVDGKRWPQPLRIEDDQVRFGAVATDLLLPVLLKADRIELMDVQGIVVGRASLTGISAALKYTDEAQGRTGTPTAIVDKGDRPAIEVPRRAMPAPIAIPVATRTAPPDRLSAGSVRTLRETNACEAGPDAAPPEESWFRIDERHTLLLLSCGGGANNRSALPFIVTNGGRKKGLAADYARFDHPTGYTAEHGQTLLPNPEWDKDAGTITSRIVGSPSGDCGSSQRFAWDGEAFRLIEQRAMSTCRGSLQWIRVWTVPTAVPNALTGR
- a CDS encoding winged helix DNA-binding protein, whose product is MRYDQRGENAQDDWSMGETPLLIVADTPGGAACAATAAEAAGARVVAIVAPGEAEAALAARPGIGVVWVDLDGDGGAALDRLLDRIDAGARSGGLSAIVSVVPALLDPVFARVGAGPVDLLCNPSPAERAAALGIALIGRRRSRVADGDARDVARLKALSAEVARIAGALAEMSGDPAIDGWGAPNPAVPEFAADARALDATAIRGMIRERRLRGRFFDAAMFGEPAWDMLLDLMAAQIEGKRVSVSSLCIAAAVPATTALRAIGMLTEAGLFERRPDPDDARRVLITLTSRAQAAMSAYLAARADLK